One region of Syntrophorhabdus sp. genomic DNA includes:
- a CDS encoding polysaccharide deacetylase family protein: MKTPAKTVHGGSLEQCSFPWAVDHPTVNALCFDIDDLAYNLDIRAGKRGSHHYLVEKETYCLLEFLEALRITSTMFVPGHVAERFPSLVKSIADAGHEIAAHGYSHRGSDLLHRKRFREDARKSKATLEHILSLPIFTYKAPNWNITPRTSWAYDELIDLGYAIDHTARPQLLSYLGRDPGDMAPFLYEGSLAVIPVTTLPLFQHSVCFNGGLFCAYAPVSIQIAYYRRLNRKGMPFNYFCHPYESHPEGTNSSIVKHRSLRASLYGIYFGKYRGYIARLASQFVLGPLRLAYRDFLGDLLTSSFSLPVPSDKYSS, encoded by the coding sequence GTGAAAACACCGGCGAAAACCGTTCATGGAGGAAGCCTCGAACAGTGTTCTTTTCCCTGGGCAGTCGATCATCCCACAGTGAACGCCCTGTGCTTCGATATCGACGACCTTGCCTATAATCTGGACATTCGCGCCGGAAAGAGAGGTTCTCACCACTATCTTGTGGAAAAGGAGACTTATTGCCTCCTCGAATTCCTTGAAGCTCTCAGAATCACCTCGACAATGTTCGTGCCGGGCCATGTAGCCGAACGTTTTCCGTCCCTCGTCAAGTCTATTGCAGATGCCGGCCATGAGATCGCGGCCCACGGCTACAGCCACAGAGGATCGGATCTTCTGCACCGCAAGAGATTCCGGGAGGACGCGCGAAAGAGCAAGGCTACACTCGAACACATACTCTCCTTGCCGATCTTCACGTATAAGGCCCCCAACTGGAACATTACCCCAAGAACATCGTGGGCTTATGACGAATTGATCGATCTGGGTTACGCCATAGATCATACCGCACGGCCACAGTTGCTGAGCTATCTCGGACGCGACCCGGGCGACATGGCACCTTTCCTGTACGAAGGTTCCCTGGCTGTTATTCCGGTCACGACCCTCCCTCTGTTCCAGCACAGTGTCTGTTTCAACGGTGGATTGTTCTGCGCCTATGCGCCTGTAAGCATTCAGATCGCATATTACAGGCGTCTCAACAGGAAAGGTATGCCCTTCAACTATTTTTGCCATCCCTATGAATCTCATCCTGAAGGAACAAACTCTTCCATCGTCAAACACCGGTCGCTGCGCGCCAGTCTCTACGGGATATATTTTGGCAAATACAGAGGATACATAGCGCGTCTTGCCTCGCAATTCGTTCTTGGGCCTTTGAGACTGGCATACAGGGACTTCCTCGGAGATTTGCTGACATCGTCCTTTTCATTGCCAGTCCCGTCAGACAAATACTCTTCTTAA